Proteins from a genomic interval of Clostridium sp. M62/1:
- the araA gene encoding L-arabinose isomerase produces MILTGKKYKFWFCTGSQDLYGDECLAHVAEHSRIIVEKLNESGRLPFEVVWKPTLITNEVIRKTFNEANQDPDCAGVITWMHTFSPAKSWILGLQEYRKPLCHLHTQFNREIPYDAIDMDFMNENQSAHGGREYGHIVSRMGIERKVIVGFWDDSEVQDALASWMRTAVGVMESSHIRVMRVADNMRNVAVTEGDKVEAQIKFGWEVDAYPVNEIVDCVNSVSKADTDALTEEYYSRYQILTEGRDEKEFRDKVAVQAQIELGFERFLDEKNYQAIVTHFGDLGGLKQLPGLAIQRLMEKGYGFGAEGDWKTAAMVRLMKIMAEGVPGAKGTSFFEDYTYNLVKGREGILQAHMLEVCPTVADGPICIKEQPLSMGDREDPARLVFTAKEGKGVAVSLIDLGERFRLIINEVDVKKAEKPMPKLPVATAFWTPQPDLKTGAAAWIYAGGAHHTAFSYDLTAEQMGDWANAMGIEAVYIDRDTNLRQFRNELRWNEAFYKFR; encoded by the coding sequence ATGATTTTAACGGGAAAGAAATATAAATTCTGGTTCTGTACAGGCTCTCAGGATCTCTACGGAGACGAATGTCTGGCCCATGTGGCAGAGCATTCCAGGATTATTGTGGAGAAGCTCAATGAAAGCGGAAGACTGCCCTTTGAGGTGGTGTGGAAGCCGACTCTGATCACCAATGAGGTGATCCGCAAAACCTTCAATGAGGCCAATCAGGATCCGGACTGCGCAGGAGTCATCACATGGATGCACACCTTCTCACCGGCCAAAAGCTGGATTCTGGGACTTCAGGAGTACAGAAAGCCTCTGTGCCATCTGCACACCCAGTTCAACAGGGAGATTCCCTATGACGCCATAGACATGGATTTTATGAATGAGAACCAGTCGGCTCACGGAGGAAGAGAGTATGGCCACATTGTTTCCCGCATGGGGATCGAGAGAAAGGTGATCGTAGGCTTCTGGGATGACAGCGAGGTTCAGGATGCCCTTGCCTCCTGGATGAGAACAGCAGTGGGCGTGATGGAGTCCTCCCACATCCGCGTGATGCGTGTGGCCGACAACATGAGAAATGTAGCCGTGACAGAGGGAGACAAGGTGGAAGCCCAGATCAAGTTTGGCTGGGAGGTTGACGCCTACCCGGTGAACGAGATTGTGGACTGTGTAAACTCTGTCTCTAAGGCAGACACAGATGCCCTTACAGAGGAATATTACAGCAGATACCAGATTCTCACAGAGGGAAGAGACGAGAAGGAATTCAGAGATAAGGTGGCTGTGCAGGCCCAGATTGAGCTGGGCTTCGAGCGGTTCCTGGATGAGAAGAACTACCAGGCCATTGTCACCCACTTCGGAGATCTGGGAGGTCTGAAGCAGCTGCCGGGACTTGCCATCCAGAGGCTCATGGAGAAGGGCTACGGCTTCGGAGCAGAGGGAGACTGGAAGACAGCGGCCATGGTGCGCCTGATGAAGATCATGGCTGAGGGCGTTCCGGGGGCAAAGGGAACCTCCTTCTTTGAGGACTATACCTACAACCTGGTAAAGGGCCGGGAGGGAATCCTGCAGGCCCATATGCTGGAGGTATGCCCCACTGTGGCAGACGGCCCCATCTGCATCAAGGAGCAGCCGCTGAGCATGGGAGACAGAGAGGATCCGGCGAGACTTGTGTTTACGGCCAAGGAGGGGAAGGGAGTTGCGGTGTCCCTCATTGACCTGGGCGAGAGGTTCCGTCTGATTATCAATGAGGTGGATGTGAAGAAGGCGGAAAAGCCGATGCCGAAGCTTCCGGTAGCCACGGCCTTCTGGACGCCTCAGCCTGATTTAAAGACAGGAGCCGCAGCATGGATCTATGCAGGAGGCGCTCACCATACAGCCTTCTCCTATGATCTGACGGCAGAGCAGATGGGAGACTGGGCAAACGCCATGGGTATTGAGGCTGTGTATATTGACAGAGATACGAATTTAAGACAGTTCAGAAATGAGCTGAGATGGAACGAGGCTTTCTACAAGTTCAGATAG
- a CDS encoding xylulokinase, with product MSRSIEEIREDIRAGRTALGIEFGSTRIKAVLTDSSLAPAAQGSHSWENRLENGIWTYPEEEIIAGLQSCYRDLARNVRETYGTELENVGSLGISAMMHGYMAFGEDGNLLVPFRTWRNTMTGEAAEKLTKLFSYNIPQRWSIAHLYQAMLNGEEHLGRLSFLTTLAGYIHWRLTGEKVLGVGDASGMFPIDSKTGTYSREMMEKFEALREEMGYRWSLPGILPKVLPAGEEAGTLTREGAALLDPAGVLKAGVRLCPPEGDAGTGMTATNSVAERTGNVSAGTSVFSMIVLEQELKKVHPEIDMVTTPTGRPVAMVHCNNCTSDLNAWVGLFGEFAELMGFPTEPDKLYGSLYREALKGDADCGGLFACGYLSGEPITDFTEGRPMFFRLPDSRFHLANFMRSHLYSSLATLKIGMDLLTEEEDVKLDRLMGHGGLFKTAGVGQRIMAAAAMTPVSVMETAGEGGPWGMALLASYMTEGKGESLEEYLERRVFADTRATTIEPDEADVKGFQAYMKRYRAGLAAERAAVEAVRG from the coding sequence ATGAGCCGAAGTATAGAGGAAATCAGAGAGGATATAAGGGCAGGGAGAACAGCTCTGGGAATTGAGTTTGGCTCGACGAGAATCAAGGCAGTTCTCACAGACAGCTCCCTGGCCCCGGCGGCCCAGGGAAGCCACAGCTGGGAAAATCGGCTGGAAAACGGAATCTGGACTTATCCGGAGGAGGAAATTATCGCGGGGCTTCAGTCCTGTTACAGGGATCTGGCCCGGAATGTGAGGGAAACCTACGGAACAGAGCTGGAAAACGTGGGTTCCCTGGGAATCAGCGCCATGATGCACGGCTATATGGCCTTCGGGGAGGACGGAAACCTTCTCGTGCCCTTCAGGACCTGGAGAAATACCATGACCGGGGAGGCGGCAGAGAAGCTGACGAAGCTCTTTTCCTACAACATTCCCCAGAGATGGAGCATCGCCCATCTGTATCAGGCCATGCTGAATGGGGAAGAGCACCTGGGCAGGCTGTCCTTTCTGACAACCCTGGCAGGGTATATTCACTGGCGCCTCACCGGGGAGAAGGTGCTGGGCGTAGGTGATGCCTCCGGCATGTTCCCTATAGACAGCAAAACGGGAACCTACAGCCGGGAGATGATGGAAAAATTTGAAGCTCTCAGGGAGGAGATGGGATACCGGTGGTCCCTTCCAGGGATTCTTCCGAAGGTGCTCCCGGCAGGAGAGGAGGCGGGAACTCTCACCAGGGAGGGCGCCGCTCTTCTGGACCCTGCCGGTGTGCTGAAAGCGGGAGTCAGGCTTTGTCCTCCTGAGGGAGATGCCGGAACCGGCATGACGGCTACCAACAGTGTGGCTGAGAGAACGGGAAATGTATCGGCGGGGACATCTGTATTTTCCATGATTGTCCTGGAGCAGGAGCTGAAAAAGGTGCACCCGGAGATCGATATGGTGACGACACCTACGGGCAGGCCGGTGGCGATGGTGCACTGCAATAACTGCACCTCGGATTTGAACGCCTGGGTCGGCCTGTTTGGGGAGTTTGCCGAGCTTATGGGATTCCCCACGGAGCCGGATAAGCTCTATGGAAGCCTTTACAGGGAGGCCCTGAAGGGGGATGCAGACTGCGGCGGTCTGTTTGCCTGCGGCTATCTTTCCGGAGAGCCGATTACAGACTTTACTGAAGGCCGTCCCATGTTTTTCCGTCTGCCGGACAGCCGCTTCCACCTGGCCAACTTCATGAGGAGCCATCTGTACAGCTCCCTGGCCACCTTAAAGATCGGCATGGATCTTCTCACAGAGGAGGAGGACGTGAAGCTGGACCGCCTGATGGGCCATGGAGGTCTGTTTAAGACGGCTGGGGTAGGCCAGAGGATAATGGCCGCAGCTGCCATGACACCTGTCTCCGTCATGGAGACGGCAGGAGAGGGAGGCCCCTGGGGGATGGCTCTTCTGGCTTCCTACATGACTGAGGGGAAGGGAGAGTCTCTGGAAGAATATCTGGAAAGACGGGTGTTCGCAGATACCAGGGCGACCACCATAGAGCCGGACGAGGCAGATGTGAAGGGATTTCAGGCGTATATGAAGCGGTACCGGGCAGGTCTCGCAGCAGAGAGAGCGGCTGTGGAGGCTGTGCGCGGGTAA
- a CDS encoding L-ribulose-5-phosphate 4-epimerase, whose product MLEELKKQVYEANMELPRLGLVTFTWGNVSGIDREKGLFVLKPSGVEYEKLTPEDMVVMSLDGEKVEGELNPSSDTKTHMVLYRRFPDIGGIVHTHSPWATSWAQAGRSIPCYGTTHADYIYRDVPCARCLTKEELDEDYEKNTGIVIGDLFEKEGIDYRAVPCVLCRCHGPFAWGENPHMAVHNAAVLEEVARMAARTEWLNPEVKEAPAYLQDKHYFRKHGPGAYYGQEKK is encoded by the coding sequence ATGCTGGAGGAACTGAAAAAACAGGTATATGAGGCCAATATGGAGCTTCCGAGGCTGGGCCTTGTGACATTTACCTGGGGAAATGTATCGGGAATCGACAGGGAGAAGGGACTGTTTGTCCTAAAGCCGTCGGGAGTGGAGTATGAGAAGCTGACGCCGGAGGACATGGTGGTCATGAGCCTGGATGGAGAGAAGGTGGAGGGAGAGCTGAATCCCTCGTCGGACACGAAGACGCACATGGTTCTGTACCGCCGTTTTCCGGACATCGGAGGGATCGTTCACACACACAGTCCGTGGGCAACCTCCTGGGCCCAGGCAGGCAGGAGCATCCCCTGCTACGGAACTACCCATGCAGATTATATTTACAGGGATGTCCCCTGTGCCAGATGCCTTACAAAAGAGGAGCTGGATGAGGACTACGAGAAGAATACGGGAATTGTGATCGGAGATCTGTTTGAGAAGGAAGGAATTGACTACCGGGCAGTTCCCTGCGTCCTGTGCAGATGTCACGGCCCCTTTGCCTGGGGAGAGAATCCTCACATGGCAGTCCACAATGCGGCAGTGCTTGAGGAGGTGGCCAGGATGGCCGCCCGCACGGAATGGCTGAATCCTGAGGTGAAGGAGGCGCCGGCCTACCTTCAGGATAAACATTACTTCAGAAAGCACGGGCCCGGCGCCTACTATGGACAGGAGAAGAAGTAG
- a CDS encoding GGDEF domain-containing phosphodiesterase codes for MKKLWHIYDRMRDIVCILNADTQEIVYMNPHGLRMLGFRSLEELGKDFRSETLQNLDGLITACGQEETPDGGPDEKLWKNMVDGLVYAVRSGFFEVGGERFRIQTASECREEELHEYQSSFGRFLRKYYFDTEMFFHSVSAREMPVYVFFGDVQEDVYYVSDKLREELGLSSNLVHQLFRQAEPFVYEKDRENYKRGLLSVMEERREFYSQRLRFQGMDKRIRWMCCWGIIKWDGDRPLFFSGCMTDLEDEFSADSVTGLLRYPAAVRRLTALSEEKEQATVFGIGLSRFSVINDSLGRMEADRLLRQICAQLRERLYGFELYRMDGVRFLAVCPGQVPDVRISGIIRQCIQECYRKKGIEMKNPCALGMLRCPEDGRSGMELIERVMTCIYYAKRNPEQGVLRFSWDMLEKRQKETEMSLELCRNVRDQFKGFRVVIQPIVEGETGRIKGGEILSRWECRGTAVSPECFIMLMEENKQILAFGKWVFEQAVLACRSFMKERPDFTVSFNVSYLQITDSSFLPFMKETLSRYGVSGKNLILELTETHFDEAPEHLERLVKECRTMGMKLALDDFGKGYSNLQMLLRYPVDLVKLDREIMREIAQSRTSRELVKSIVLACHRADKKVCVEGVETETELGIVKRMKADYVQGYYFYRPLNTQELLTKISGA; via the coding sequence ATGAAAAAACTATGGCACATATATGACCGGATGAGAGATATAGTTTGTATCTTAAATGCAGACACTCAGGAGATTGTATACATGAATCCCCATGGCCTGAGGATGCTGGGATTTCGTTCCCTGGAGGAGCTTGGGAAAGACTTCCGTTCAGAGACACTGCAGAACCTTGACGGACTTATTACAGCCTGCGGGCAGGAGGAGACGCCGGATGGAGGGCCTGATGAAAAACTCTGGAAAAATATGGTGGACGGGCTTGTTTATGCTGTAAGAAGCGGCTTTTTTGAGGTGGGAGGAGAGAGGTTCAGAATCCAGACTGCCAGTGAATGCAGGGAGGAGGAACTGCATGAGTATCAGTCTTCTTTCGGACGCTTTCTCAGAAAATATTATTTTGATACAGAAATGTTTTTTCATTCAGTGTCAGCTCGTGAAATGCCGGTATATGTTTTCTTCGGCGATGTGCAGGAGGATGTCTACTATGTCTCAGATAAGTTAAGAGAGGAGTTAGGGCTTTCTTCCAACCTGGTTCATCAGCTGTTCAGGCAGGCAGAGCCGTTTGTCTACGAGAAAGATCGGGAGAACTATAAGCGGGGACTTTTAAGTGTGATGGAGGAAAGACGGGAATTTTACAGCCAGCGTCTGAGATTTCAGGGAATGGACAAAAGAATCCGATGGATGTGCTGCTGGGGAATTATCAAGTGGGACGGGGACAGACCTCTGTTTTTCTCGGGCTGCATGACAGATTTGGAAGACGAGTTCTCAGCGGATTCTGTGACAGGTCTCCTGCGTTACCCGGCAGCTGTCAGAAGACTTACCGCTCTGAGCGAGGAAAAAGAGCAGGCGACGGTGTTCGGCATTGGACTCAGCCGCTTTTCCGTGATCAATGACTCTCTGGGACGTATGGAGGCAGACAGGCTCCTCAGACAAATCTGCGCACAGCTTCGGGAAAGACTTTACGGATTTGAGCTGTACCGGATGGACGGAGTCCGTTTCCTTGCAGTTTGTCCCGGCCAGGTGCCAGATGTGAGAATATCCGGCATTATCCGCCAGTGTATTCAGGAGTGCTACCGGAAAAAAGGAATCGAGATGAAAAATCCCTGTGCTCTGGGTATGCTGCGCTGTCCGGAAGACGGGAGAAGCGGAATGGAACTGATCGAGAGGGTGATGACCTGCATCTACTATGCAAAACGGAATCCCGAACAGGGAGTCCTGCGGTTTTCGTGGGATATGCTGGAAAAGCGTCAGAAAGAGACAGAGATGTCTCTGGAGCTGTGCCGGAATGTCAGAGATCAGTTCAAGGGGTTCCGGGTAGTGATTCAGCCTATTGTAGAGGGAGAGACAGGGAGAATCAAGGGAGGAGAGATCCTGAGCCGCTGGGAGTGCAGGGGGACAGCTGTTTCACCGGAATGCTTTATTATGCTGATGGAGGAGAATAAGCAGATTCTGGCCTTTGGAAAGTGGGTTTTTGAACAGGCTGTTCTGGCCTGTCGCAGCTTTATGAAAGAGCGTCCTGATTTTACTGTGTCGTTTAATGTGAGCTATCTTCAGATTACTGACAGCAGTTTTCTTCCTTTTATGAAGGAAACGCTGTCAAGATATGGAGTTTCCGGCAAAAATTTAATCCTGGAACTGACAGAGACACATTTTGATGAGGCTCCTGAGCATCTGGAGAGGCTGGTCAAAGAATGCAGAACTATGGGGATGAAGCTGGCTCTGGATGATTTTGGGAAAGGATATTCTAACCTTCAGATGCTGCTGCGCTATCCGGTGGATCTGGTAAAGCTGGATCGGGAGATAATGAGAGAGATAGCTCAGTCGAGAACCAGCAGAGAGCTGGTGAAAAGTATTGTCCTCGCATGTCACAGAGCAGATAAGAAGGTATGCGTGGAAGGGGTGGAGACGGAGACAGAGCTTGGAATTGTTAAGAGAATGAAGGCTGATTATGTACAGGGCTACTACTTTTATCGTCCGCTGAACACACAAGAGCTTCTGACAAAGATTTCAGGCGCCTGA
- the rbr gene encoding rubrerythrin — MEPILKTSETAKNLMRAFAGESQARNRYTFAASAAKKEGFPVIQAVFQFTANQEKEHAELFYKFLQEMTGDTIHIDGGYPVDTYDRTLDLLKAARHNEFEEYENVYKQFGDIALDEGFDRVGQVFHMVADIEKTHGDRFDLFAGLLERGQLFASEVETGWVCLNCGYVYHGTFAPKYCPVCEHEQGWFIRMELTPYAGAYKPWKNL, encoded by the coding sequence ATGGAACCGATTTTAAAGACCAGCGAGACGGCAAAAAATCTGATGAGGGCCTTTGCAGGTGAGAGCCAGGCAAGAAACCGCTATACCTTTGCGGCATCAGCGGCAAAAAAGGAGGGCTTTCCCGTCATCCAGGCGGTATTCCAGTTTACAGCCAATCAGGAGAAGGAACACGCAGAACTGTTTTACAAATTTTTACAGGAGATGACAGGAGATACCATACACATTGACGGCGGCTATCCGGTGGATACCTACGACCGCACGCTGGATCTGCTGAAAGCCGCCAGACACAATGAATTTGAGGAATATGAGAATGTCTACAAGCAGTTCGGGGATATTGCCCTGGATGAAGGCTTTGACCGGGTGGGACAGGTATTCCACATGGTGGCAGACATAGAGAAAACCCACGGTGACCGGTTTGATCTGTTTGCAGGCCTTCTGGAGAGGGGCCAGCTCTTTGCCTCTGAGGTGGAGACGGGCTGGGTGTGCTTAAACTGCGGCTATGTGTATCACGGAACCTTTGCGCCGAAATACTGTCCGGTCTGCGAGCATGAACAGGGCTGGTTTATCCGCATGGAGCTTACCCCCTATGCCGGGGCCTATAAGCCCTGGAAGAACCTTTAG
- a CDS encoding metallophosphoesterase, producing the protein MDLFRTAAAALSAAAAASFARSEYEKRHFVTETFEISSDKLKTPERNLVFLSDLHSNEFGEENERLLRAIDRIRPDAVLIGGDMMVCKKGKLDLAVCLNLVERLASKYPVYYANGNHEERMNREREHYGNSYDRFREALEQAGVIYLSDCSACLGEDVRITGCNMKERYYRHRFTVPQMEEGELERHVGKADRERFQILMLHSPLFFDCCRRWGADLTLCGHFHGGTIRLPFLGGVMTPQYQFFLPWCAGQFDREKKTMIVSRGLGTHSINIRLNNRPQLVHIRLKKGR; encoded by the coding sequence ATGGATTTATTCAGGACAGCGGCAGCAGCTCTGTCTGCAGCGGCGGCGGCCTCTTTTGCCCGATCAGAATACGAAAAGCGTCATTTTGTCACGGAAACGTTTGAGATTTCGTCTGATAAGCTAAAAACGCCGGAGAGGAACCTTGTGTTTCTCTCCGACCTACATAGTAATGAGTTCGGGGAGGAAAACGAAAGGCTTCTCAGGGCAATTGACAGGATTCGTCCGGATGCCGTGCTGATCGGCGGAGATATGATGGTGTGCAAAAAGGGAAAGCTGGATCTTGCGGTCTGCCTGAACCTGGTGGAGAGGCTGGCGTCAAAGTATCCCGTATACTATGCAAACGGCAACCATGAGGAGAGGATGAACCGGGAGAGAGAACATTACGGAAACAGCTACGACCGGTTTCGGGAGGCCCTTGAGCAGGCAGGAGTCATCTATCTGTCAGACTGCTCGGCCTGCCTGGGGGAGGATGTGAGAATCACAGGCTGCAACATGAAAGAGCGCTATTACCGCCACCGCTTTACAGTGCCTCAGATGGAGGAAGGGGAGCTGGAACGCCATGTGGGGAAGGCTGACAGGGAAAGATTTCAGATTCTGATGCTTCACTCTCCGCTGTTTTTTGACTGCTGCCGCAGGTGGGGAGCCGATCTGACGCTCTGCGGCCATTTCCACGGCGGCACGATACGCCTCCCCTTTCTGGGAGGCGTTATGACGCCTCAGTATCAGTTTTTTCTGCCGTGGTGTGCGGGACAGTTTGACAGAGAGAAAAAGACGATGATCGTAAGCAGGGGACTGGGGACCCACTCGATTAATATCAGGCTGAACAACAGGCCTCAGCTGGTGCATATCAGGCTGAAGAAGGGCAGATAG
- the sdaAA gene encoding L-serine ammonia-lyase, iron-sulfur-dependent, subunit alpha: MDFKNGKELLKLCQTHRLPISEVMKLRECELGETTDELICARMKRVLEIMKEAAFSPILSPKKSMGGLIGGEARLLSEHRAKGENIGGGVLDRGIAYAMAVLEVNASMGLIVAAPTAGSSGIVPGLLLALKEEYHICDDRIVDVLFNAGAVGYLAMRNATVAGAVGGCQAEVGVASAMAASAAVELMGGSPSQCLDAASTVLMNMLGLVCDPISGLVECPCQGRNAAGVANALVAAELALSHVRQLIPFDEMLEVMYSVGRRLPPELRETAMGGCATAPSACGLCGKCSP, translated from the coding sequence ATGGATTTTAAGAATGGAAAAGAACTGCTGAAATTGTGCCAGACACACCGTCTCCCTATCTCTGAGGTGATGAAGCTAAGAGAGTGCGAACTGGGGGAAACCACCGACGAACTTATCTGTGCTCGCATGAAGCGGGTGCTGGAAATTATGAAAGAGGCTGCTTTCTCTCCCATCCTCTCCCCTAAGAAGTCCATGGGGGGCCTTATCGGCGGGGAAGCCAGACTTTTGAGTGAACACCGGGCAAAGGGAGAGAATATCGGAGGCGGCGTGCTGGACCGGGGCATCGCCTACGCCATGGCTGTTCTGGAGGTCAACGCTTCCATGGGCCTCATCGTGGCAGCTCCCACGGCAGGCTCCTCAGGCATTGTCCCAGGCCTCTTACTGGCCTTAAAGGAGGAATATCACATCTGCGATGACAGAATCGTTGACGTGCTGTTCAATGCCGGTGCCGTGGGCTACCTGGCCATGCGCAACGCTACCGTAGCAGGGGCTGTAGGCGGATGTCAGGCCGAGGTCGGCGTTGCGTCGGCCATGGCTGCCTCCGCCGCAGTGGAACTGATGGGAGGCTCCCCATCTCAGTGTCTGGATGCTGCCTCCACAGTTCTCATGAATATGCTGGGCCTTGTCTGCGATCCTATCAGCGGCCTGGTGGAATGTCCCTGCCAGGGGCGGAATGCAGCCGGAGTCGCAAACGCCCTGGTAGCCGCGGAACTGGCCCTCAGCCATGTGCGCCAGCTTATCCCCTTTGACGAGATGCTGGAAGTGATGTACAGCGTGGGAAGACGCCTTCCCCCGGAGCTGCGGGAGACAGCCATGGGAGGCTGCGCCACCGCCCCCTCCGCCTGCGGCCTCTGCGGCAAATGTTCGCCGTAA
- the sdaAB gene encoding L-serine ammonia-lyase, iron-sulfur-dependent subunit beta: MAFISVFDVLGPNMIGPSSSHTAGAASIALLARKMMPGGSLKQVDFTLYGSFAKTYRGHGTDRALLGGIMGFHTDDKRIPDSFSIAADRGLLYTFTPDETETEIHPNTVDIRMTSDSGRVMTVRGESLGGGKVRITRINQVEVDFSGEYNTLIVIQRDRQGVIAHITDCLNRANINIAFLKLFRESKGSTAYSIVEFDGILPEGIPDRIKENPDVKDVMLIQL; the protein is encoded by the coding sequence ATGGCTTTTATCAGTGTATTTGACGTTCTGGGGCCCAACATGATCGGCCCTTCCAGCTCACACACAGCCGGAGCTGCCTCCATCGCCCTCCTGGCCCGGAAGATGATGCCGGGCGGCTCCTTAAAACAGGTGGACTTCACCCTGTATGGCTCCTTTGCCAAAACTTACCGGGGTCACGGCACCGACCGGGCGCTTCTCGGCGGAATCATGGGCTTTCACACAGATGACAAGAGGATTCCCGACTCCTTCTCCATCGCCGCCGACCGGGGACTTTTATATACCTTCACCCCAGACGAGACAGAAACAGAGATCCATCCCAATACCGTCGACATCCGCATGACCAGTGACTCAGGCCGTGTGATGACGGTGCGCGGCGAATCTCTGGGCGGCGGAAAGGTCCGCATCACGCGTATCAATCAGGTGGAGGTGGATTTCTCAGGCGAATACAACACGCTGATCGTAATTCAGCGGGACAGGCAGGGAGTCATCGCCCATATCACCGACTGCCTCAACCGGGCCAATATCAATATCGCCTTCCTGAAGCTCTTTCGTGAATCCAAAGGGAGCACCGCCTACAGCATTGTGGAATTTGACGGCATCCTCCCTGAAGGCATCCCGGACCGGATCAAGGAAAATCCCGATGTGAAAGATGTCATGCTGATACAACTGTAA